One genomic window of Trichlorobacter lovleyi includes the following:
- a CDS encoding bacteriohemerythrin: protein MKIEWHPRLSTGHAEIDAHHREMFEKINELIDACKQGREKPVVLELLTFLQRYVQCHFAAEEEYLTQHGVPNRREHLRQHEELKKQLEKVRTDCAQEGTSLAVVTNSLKLTYVWLKDHIQVMDRSMVTTNAAVGPDGV, encoded by the coding sequence ATGAAGATCGAATGGCACCCCCGATTGTCAACCGGGCACGCAGAGATTGATGCGCACCATAGGGAAATGTTTGAGAAGATTAACGAGCTGATCGACGCCTGCAAGCAGGGGCGGGAAAAGCCGGTGGTACTTGAACTGCTGACCTTTCTGCAGCGTTATGTGCAGTGCCACTTTGCCGCTGAAGAGGAGTATCTGACGCAGCATGGCGTTCCCAATCGGCGAGAGCACCTCCGGCAGCATGAGGAACTGAAAAAGCAGCTTGAAAAAGTACGTACAGATTGCGCGCAGGAAGGGACATCGCTTGCTGTGGTGACCAACTCACTCAAACTTACCTATGTCTGGCTGAAGGACCATATTCAGGTGATGGACAGGTCAATGGTTACAACCAATGCTGCAGTCGGGCCGGATGGTGTGTGA
- a CDS encoding methyl-accepting chemotaxis protein, whose product MHWIKDISVGAKLLGGFLGVSLIALIIGLFGYSELRKLSDNDLLLYQKGTVSLRELGGLGMSFHRMRVNLRDLAAAANQDDVQRFSKRISELRADLDESSRSLATHLPDAEAQKLYERFMATRAAYRPHLEKMLELAAAGKREEAYASMISPAASSAVRDEITAIDTLTKYLEKKAGELSAENGRAAKRAGMIMLAAAIGGALVALLLGMLITHAITTPVNELVIQAQKVAEGDLRVTIPHYSNDEVGKLSKAFQAMAHKLRDTITKVSENAVQVAAASAELHATAEQTATGAEEVACQANTVATAGEEMAATSSDIARNCHAAAESADVATKTTQDGFSVVQSTVAGINERGERTRENARIVASLGTRSEQIGNIVGTIEDIADQTNLLALNAAIEAARAGEMGRGFAVVADEVRALAERTTTATKEIGEMIRAIQQETRAAVSSMEEGVRATEQGAQEAGQLETALGAILQRVSDVTMQISLIATAAEQQTATTAEISNNMLQITDVVQQTARGSEESAQAAGQLARLSDSLQQLVQRFQV is encoded by the coding sequence ATGCATTGGATAAAAGATATTTCCGTGGGTGCCAAACTGCTTGGCGGTTTTCTCGGGGTCTCCCTGATTGCCTTGATCATAGGTCTGTTCGGCTATTCAGAATTGCGAAAACTGAGCGATAATGACCTGCTGCTCTACCAGAAGGGCACTGTTTCCCTGCGTGAACTGGGTGGCTTGGGGATGAGCTTTCACCGTATGCGGGTCAATCTGCGTGATCTGGCTGCTGCGGCGAATCAGGACGATGTACAGCGCTTTAGCAAGCGGATTAGCGAGTTGCGGGCCGATCTGGATGAGTCTTCCAGGTCACTTGCAACCCACCTGCCCGATGCTGAAGCGCAGAAACTGTACGAGCGCTTTATGGCGACCCGGGCAGCCTATCGTCCGCACCTTGAAAAGATGCTGGAACTGGCTGCTGCCGGTAAGCGTGAAGAGGCCTACGCGAGTATGATCAGTCCTGCCGCCAGCAGTGCCGTCAGAGATGAGATTACGGCAATTGACACCCTGACAAAGTATCTTGAAAAAAAGGCAGGCGAACTGTCGGCCGAGAACGGCCGGGCAGCCAAGCGGGCCGGTATGATCATGCTGGCTGCCGCAATCGGCGGTGCGCTGGTGGCCTTGCTGCTGGGAATGCTGATTACCCATGCCATCACAACGCCGGTGAATGAGCTGGTGATCCAGGCTCAAAAGGTTGCAGAGGGTGATCTGCGGGTGACTATTCCCCATTATTCCAATGATGAAGTCGGCAAATTGAGTAAGGCCTTTCAGGCCATGGCACACAAACTGCGGGATACGATCACCAAGGTTTCCGAGAACGCCGTGCAGGTGGCGGCGGCATCGGCCGAACTGCATGCCACGGCGGAACAGACCGCCACAGGTGCTGAAGAAGTGGCCTGCCAGGCCAATACCGTGGCAACCGCAGGGGAGGAGATGGCTGCCACCAGCAGTGACATTGCCCGTAATTGCCACGCTGCGGCAGAGAGCGCCGACGTGGCCACAAAAACCACCCAGGATGGCTTCAGTGTCGTGCAGAGCACCGTTGCCGGCATTAATGAGCGTGGTGAGCGTACCAGGGAAAATGCCAGGATTGTTGCATCACTGGGCACCCGTTCCGAACAGATCGGTAACATTGTCGGTACGATCGAGGATATTGCCGATCAGACCAATCTGCTGGCATTGAATGCTGCCATTGAGGCGGCCCGGGCCGGCGAGATGGGACGGGGGTTTGCCGTGGTTGCCGACGAGGTGCGGGCCCTGGCTGAACGGACCACCACGGCCACCAAGGAGATTGGCGAGATGATCCGTGCCATTCAACAGGAGACCAGGGCTGCGGTCAGCTCCATGGAGGAAGGTGTCCGTGCGACGGAACAGGGGGCCCAGGAGGCGGGCCAGCTGGAGACGGCCTTGGGAGCTATTTTGCAGCGCGTGAGCGATGTTACCATGCAGATCAGTCTGATTGCCACTGCTGCTGAACAGCAGACCGCAACCACTGCCGAGATATCGAACAACATGCTGCAGATCACTGACGTTGTGCAGCAGACCGCACGTGGTTCTGAAGAGTCTGCCCAGGCTGCCGGACAGCTGGCACGTCTTTCAGACAGTTTGCAGCAGCTGGTGCAGCGCTTTCAGGTCTGA
- a CDS encoding response regulator, protein MAVILHTDDSSFSRLQIGKVLKKAGHELLHADSGKAALALLAEKTPDLIITDILMPEMDGIGLLEALKAQGNSIPVLVVTADVQDDTRATCLALGAFELINKPPKDEELLATVAQGLGRGKV, encoded by the coding sequence ATGGCCGTGATCCTGCATACGGACGACTCTTCATTTTCGCGTTTACAGATCGGCAAGGTCCTTAAAAAAGCAGGCCATGAGCTGTTGCATGCCGATTCAGGCAAGGCCGCCCTGGCCCTTTTGGCGGAAAAGACGCCTGACCTGATCATTACCGACATCCTGATGCCGGAAATGGATGGCATTGGCCTGCTTGAAGCTTTGAAGGCCCAGGGAAACAGCATCCCGGTCTTGGTTGTCACCGCTGATGTGCAGGATGATACCCGGGCAACCTGCCTTGCGTTGGGGGCCTTTGAGCTGATCAATAAACCGCCGAAGGATGAGGAACTGCTGGCAACAGTGGCACAAGGCCTGGGGAGGGGGAAGGTATGA
- a CDS encoding chemotaxis protein CheC has protein sequence MTRFDDALIDALREIINIGVGRAAGTLNELLGQHIALEVPQIRIVDQHELDGVAPGSSDKTVSMVMLQFSGEFSGFSTLLFTADCASKLVDLLVDDETPSSELDAIKTGTLTEVGNILLNAVMGSIANLLKSHLNYTIPRYQEGSLRVLLDSIWANDSESALEITTRFTVQSSQITGEFLVLFEVGSFNTFISGLQAAFDE, from the coding sequence ATGACGCGGTTTGACGATGCCTTGATCGATGCCTTACGGGAAATCATCAATATCGGTGTCGGCCGGGCTGCCGGTACTCTCAATGAACTACTGGGGCAGCACATCGCTCTGGAGGTGCCCCAGATACGTATCGTTGATCAGCATGAGCTGGATGGGGTTGCGCCCGGCAGCAGTGATAAAACCGTTTCAATGGTGATGCTGCAGTTCTCCGGGGAGTTCAGCGGTTTTTCCACCCTGCTTTTTACGGCTGACTGCGCCTCGAAGCTGGTTGATCTGCTGGTTGACGATGAGACCCCCAGCAGCGAACTGGATGCCATCAAGACCGGTACCCTGACCGAAGTCGGCAATATCCTGCTGAATGCCGTGATGGGTTCCATTGCCAACCTGCTCAAGTCCCATCTGAACTACACGATCCCACGCTATCAGGAAGGCAGCCTGCGGGTGCTGCTCGACAGTATCTGGGCCAATGACAGTGAGTCTGCCCTGGAGATCACGACCCGTTTTACCGTGCAAAGCAGCCAGATTACCGGAGAGTTCCTGGTGCTGTTTGAAGTGGGCTCCTTCAACACCTTTATTTCCGGGCTGCAGGCCGCCTTTGATGAGTGA
- a CDS encoding diguanylate cyclase domain-containing protein encodes MQPPDLNNLMLDALPIGTVLLNADMTICAWNRTMEDWTGVSREGLLGRPLTEAFPHLAGVRYAGRIQSLYEGGAPVIFSAQLHPHIFSCPLPAGCLRILQTTVTRVFVDESPFALVSVQDFTDLVLAARESRRLHQHSLDEIEYRKQIELALKESAERIRAIVDNAVEGIIVINGACLIEEFNPAAEKIFGYQASEVIGKDVSMLMPDPYRSEHAGYVNHYLETNSSRLIGKDRDFTGRRRDGSVFPLHISVSETSVQGHTLFVGIVQDISVRKQLEEHLRTLSFKDGLTGCNNRRAFDENLAKEWRRARRNDMPLALVMLDIDCFKAFNDTYGHQEGDSCLREVVRVIMANLKRPADFAARYGGEEFVLLLPETSLENAVAVAETIRLAVAALEIPHQQSDVAGYVTLSAGMACLVPGEEQSADDLMKLADQALYAAKKAGRNRVCLG; translated from the coding sequence ATGCAGCCGCCTGATCTGAATAACCTGATGCTCGACGCCCTGCCGATCGGGACGGTCCTGCTTAACGCTGATATGACTATCTGCGCCTGGAATCGTACCATGGAGGACTGGACGGGCGTCAGTCGTGAAGGGCTGCTTGGCCGTCCGTTGACGGAGGCGTTTCCGCATCTGGCAGGTGTCCGTTATGCCGGCCGGATCCAGTCGCTGTATGAGGGCGGCGCACCGGTTATTTTTTCCGCCCAGCTCCATCCCCATATCTTTTCCTGCCCCTTACCTGCCGGATGCCTCAGAATCCTGCAGACAACCGTCACCAGGGTGTTTGTGGACGAGAGCCCCTTTGCGCTCGTGTCGGTGCAGGACTTTACCGATCTCGTGCTGGCGGCCCGCGAGAGCCGCAGGCTGCATCAGCACTCGCTGGATGAGATCGAATACCGCAAGCAGATTGAACTGGCCTTAAAGGAGAGTGCGGAGCGGATCAGGGCGATTGTGGATAACGCGGTCGAAGGGATTATCGTGATCAACGGTGCCTGTCTGATTGAGGAGTTCAACCCCGCTGCCGAGAAGATCTTCGGCTATCAGGCTTCCGAGGTGATCGGAAAGGATGTCAGCATGCTCATGCCTGATCCGTACCGTAGCGAGCATGCTGGGTATGTCAACCACTATCTGGAGACGAACAGTTCGCGGCTGATCGGCAAGGACAGGGATTTTACCGGTAGGCGCAGGGACGGCAGCGTGTTTCCGCTGCATATCTCGGTTAGCGAGACCAGCGTGCAGGGGCACACGCTGTTTGTCGGGATTGTGCAGGATATTTCCGTGCGTAAACAGCTGGAAGAACACCTGCGGACCCTCTCCTTCAAGGATGGTCTGACCGGTTGCAACAATCGCAGGGCCTTTGATGAAAACCTGGCCAAGGAATGGCGCAGGGCACGGCGTAATGATATGCCGTTGGCGCTTGTGATGCTGGATATTGACTGCTTCAAGGCCTTTAACGATACCTATGGCCACCAGGAAGGAGACAGCTGCCTGAGGGAGGTGGTCCGGGTGATTATGGCAAACCTGAAACGGCCAGCTGACTTTGCAGCGCGCTATGGCGGCGAAGAGTTTGTGCTGCTGCTGCCGGAGACGTCTCTGGAGAATGCCGTGGCTGTGGCTGAAACAATCCGTCTGGCGGTGGCAGCACTGGAGATTCCGCATCAACAATCGGATGTTGCCGGGTATGTTACCCTAAGCGCCGGGATGGCCTGTTTGGTGCCGGGTGAAGAGCAGTCCGCTGACGACCTGATGAAATTGGCGGACCAGGCATTGTATGCAGCAAAAAAGGCCGGACGCAACCGGGTTTGCCTTGGCTGA
- a CDS encoding DUF47 domain-containing protein, whose amino-acid sequence MFGLIPKEEKFFKMFQDMGVIITEGAQQLKVMLDDYADPLASQRQIKDTEHKGDNQTHLIIKTLNKTFITPLDREDIYSLASKLDDILDLIDASAQRFVMYNVEKPTPEAQQLAFIILKCCQTVERALKHLGGKFEDINNCCVEINALENEADRVCREAISRLFDEEKDPINLIKWKEIYETLEKATDKCEDAANILESVVVKNA is encoded by the coding sequence ATGTTCGGATTAATCCCGAAAGAAGAGAAGTTTTTCAAGATGTTCCAGGATATGGGTGTCATCATTACCGAGGGTGCCCAGCAGCTCAAGGTAATGCTGGATGATTACGCCGACCCGTTGGCCAGCCAGCGCCAGATCAAGGATACGGAACACAAGGGCGACAACCAGACCCACCTGATTATCAAGACCCTCAACAAGACCTTCATTACTCCGCTGGACCGCGAAGATATCTATTCCCTGGCCTCAAAACTGGATGACATCCTTGACCTGATCGATGCCTCGGCCCAGCGCTTCGTGATGTACAATGTTGAAAAGCCGACCCCTGAGGCGCAACAACTGGCCTTCATTATCCTGAAATGCTGCCAGACGGTTGAGCGCGCCCTGAAACACCTGGGGGGCAAGTTTGAGGATATCAACAACTGCTGTGTCGAGATCAATGCACTTGAGAACGAGGCGGACCGGGTCTGCCGTGAGGCGATCAGCCGCCTGTTTGATGAAGAAAAGGATCCGATCAACCTGATCAAGTGGAAAGAGATTTACGAGACACTGGAAAAGGCCACCGACAAGTGTGAAGACGCTGCCAATATCCTTGAAAGCGTGGTAGTGAAAAATGCCTGA
- a CDS encoding inorganic phosphate transporter, protein MPDMALIMLVLVVFAALAFDYINGFHDTANAIATCVSTRALSVKAAIFMAAFLNFAGAMVSTKVASTIGKGIVDANHVTQLVVLAGILGAIIWNLITWYYGMPSSSSHAIIGGIMGAVIAHSGAATLHWKGLQKIVMALILSPIIGVAIGFIFMVIVMRLFHNSNPGPLNKNFRKLQVASAAFMAFSHGTADAQKSMGVITMALLSYGLIPTFDVPTWVKISCAVAMGLGTAAGGWRIIKTIGKDFVKLQPVHGFCVETAAAGVILGASSIGMPVSTTHVITSTILGVGVSKRLTAVNWNVAKRIVWAWVLTIPAAALVAFMTYQVLLPLLG, encoded by the coding sequence ATGCCTGATATGGCCTTGATCATGCTGGTGCTGGTAGTTTTTGCCGCACTGGCCTTCGATTATATCAACGGATTTCACGACACCGCCAATGCTATTGCCACCTGTGTCTCTACCCGAGCCCTGTCGGTCAAAGCTGCCATCTTCATGGCCGCCTTTCTGAACTTTGCCGGTGCCATGGTCTCCACCAAGGTGGCCTCAACCATCGGCAAAGGCATTGTGGATGCAAATCATGTTACGCAACTGGTGGTGCTGGCCGGTATCCTGGGTGCGATTATCTGGAACCTGATTACCTGGTATTACGGCATGCCCTCTTCCTCCTCCCATGCCATCATCGGTGGCATCATGGGGGCGGTCATTGCCCATTCAGGCGCTGCTACACTGCACTGGAAGGGGCTGCAGAAGATCGTGATGGCACTGATCCTTTCACCGATTATCGGTGTTGCCATCGGGTTCATCTTCATGGTGATCGTCATGCGGCTGTTTCACAACAGCAACCCCGGTCCGCTCAACAAGAACTTCCGTAAACTGCAGGTGGCCTCGGCTGCCTTTATGGCCTTTTCGCATGGTACCGCCGATGCCCAGAAGTCAATGGGTGTCATCACCATGGCCCTGCTTTCCTATGGCCTGATCCCCACCTTTGACGTGCCGACCTGGGTCAAGATCTCCTGCGCCGTTGCCATGGGTCTGGGGACTGCCGCCGGTGGCTGGCGGATCATCAAGACCATCGGCAAGGACTTTGTCAAGCTGCAACCGGTGCATGGCTTTTGTGTCGAAACCGCTGCAGCCGGCGTTATTCTCGGCGCTTCCTCCATCGGCATGCCGGTCAGTACCACCCATGTGATCACCTCAACCATTCTGGGGGTCGGGGTCTCCAAGCGGCTGACTGCGGTCAACTGGAATGTTGCCAAACGGATTGTCTGGGCCTGGGTTCTGACCATTCCGGCAGCTGCGCTGGTTGCCTTCATGACCTATCAGGTTTTATTGCCGCTGCTTGGCTAG
- a CDS encoding winged helix-turn-helix domain-containing protein, with protein sequence MKKVLIVEDERDLAELLAYNLEKEGYQALVTGTGVEGLETARRELPDLILLDLMLPGMMGTEVCSALRHSDKTRGIPVLMLTARGDEIDRVVGFEMGADDYIVKPFSMRELMLRIRAILRRSSQEPDTTERQITMGTIVIDCASHRVTVAGSEIELTSTEYKLLLYLAEHSGRVMKRELLLQDVWGYNFVGDTRTVDTHVTRLRNKLGDAGEMIKTVRGFGYKLEE encoded by the coding sequence ATGAAGAAGGTGCTGATCGTTGAGGATGAGCGGGATCTGGCGGAACTGCTGGCCTATAACCTTGAAAAAGAGGGCTATCAGGCCCTGGTGACCGGCACCGGGGTGGAGGGGCTGGAAACGGCCCGCCGCGAGTTGCCGGACCTGATCCTGCTGGATCTGATGCTGCCCGGCATGATGGGAACCGAGGTCTGCTCTGCCCTGCGGCACAGTGACAAGACCCGCGGCATACCGGTGCTGATGCTGACGGCCCGTGGTGACGAGATTGACCGGGTGGTGGGGTTTGAGATGGGGGCGGACGACTACATTGTCAAGCCGTTTTCCATGCGGGAGCTGATGTTGCGGATTCGTGCCATTCTGCGGCGCAGCAGCCAGGAACCTGATACGACTGAACGTCAGATCACCATGGGGACGATTGTGATTGACTGTGCCAGTCACCGGGTCACCGTGGCCGGCAGCGAGATTGAGCTGACCAGCACGGAATACAAGCTGCTGCTCTATCTGGCCGAACATAGCGGCCGGGTCATGAAGCGGGAGCTGCTGCTACAGGATGTCTGGGGCTACAATTTTGTGGGTGACACCCGTACGGTGGATACCCATGTGACCCGTTTGCGTAACAAGCTGGGGGATGCCGGCGAGATGATCAAGACCGTGCGTGGCTTTGGCTACAAGCTGGAGGAATAA
- the pnpS gene encoding two-component system histidine kinase PnpS — MSFRWKLFLSYIAFSLLIAGGGFGYVNHLLEQRLVEESRSNLQQQAQLARLLAEQQHAVPPQALAHKLGAAIKARVTLIAADGRVVGDSDVRDDQVAGLENHQGRPEVQQAQKTGSGWSIRYSDTLRTTMLYVALPLPAGDASVIRLALPLEYFDAAKRALHNLLGGAVTLLLFSSLLLSIFLSRITAKPLREIADAAARIGVGERGVRIAMGKGEEIDYLARVLNEMAARIEEQMHKLTSEQQRLAAILRGMGEGVMVTDTKGNIILVNPAFRKQFGLPGEVEGRPLVEVCRHPDLLQAFEEQRESGDEVSCEITIPITNLVLMAHWVPLTRDSGNRGTVAVFHDISDLKRVETMRRDFVANVSHELRTPVAVIKGYGETLLDGALEESPERSRRFVEIIVSHAERLTNLINDILTLSKLEARDAALTLHPLDLCGTIRKAQMLMEDHARSKGIRIAAECPEGMPKVLADQGQLEQVLLNLLDNAIKYTPDGGDVTVAARLEQERVVVAVSDTGIGIPSRDLPRIFERFYRVDEGRSREQGGTGLGLAIVKHIVQLHGGEVQVTSEAGKGSTFTVTLPTA; from the coding sequence ATGTCATTCCGCTGGAAGCTGTTTCTGTCCTATATTGCCTTTTCTCTGCTGATTGCCGGCGGCGGTTTCGGCTATGTCAACCATCTGCTTGAACAGCGGCTGGTGGAAGAGAGCCGCTCCAACCTGCAGCAGCAGGCCCAGCTGGCCAGATTGCTGGCGGAACAGCAGCATGCCGTGCCACCGCAGGCCCTGGCCCACAAGCTGGGAGCAGCCATTAAGGCCCGCGTGACCCTGATCGCCGCAGACGGCAGGGTGGTGGGTGACTCCGATGTGCGGGATGATCAGGTGGCCGGTCTGGAAAACCATCAGGGCAGACCTGAGGTGCAGCAGGCCCAGAAGACCGGTTCAGGCTGGTCCATCCGCTACTCGGATACCCTGCGTACCACCATGCTGTATGTGGCGTTGCCGCTACCTGCCGGTGATGCCTCGGTCATCCGCCTGGCCCTGCCGCTGGAATACTTTGATGCCGCCAAACGGGCCCTGCACAACCTGCTGGGAGGGGCCGTCACGCTGCTGCTGTTTTCTTCGCTGCTGCTCAGTATTTTCCTCTCCCGGATCACCGCCAAGCCGTTGCGTGAGATTGCCGATGCAGCCGCCCGGATCGGGGTTGGTGAACGTGGGGTCCGGATAGCGATGGGCAAGGGAGAGGAGATTGACTACCTGGCCCGTGTCCTGAATGAGATGGCGGCCCGGATTGAAGAGCAGATGCACAAGCTGACCTCGGAGCAACAGCGCCTGGCAGCCATCCTGCGTGGTATGGGTGAAGGGGTGATGGTGACCGATACCAAGGGGAACATCATCCTGGTCAACCCTGCCTTCCGCAAACAGTTCGGCCTGCCGGGAGAGGTGGAGGGGCGTCCGCTGGTTGAGGTCTGCCGGCACCCCGACCTGCTGCAGGCCTTTGAAGAACAACGTGAATCAGGCGATGAGGTGAGCTGTGAGATCACCATTCCGATCACCAACCTGGTGCTGATGGCCCACTGGGTGCCGTTGACCCGTGACAGCGGCAACCGTGGCACCGTGGCGGTCTTCCACGATATCAGCGACCTGAAGCGGGTGGAAACCATGCGGCGTGATTTCGTGGCCAATGTCTCCCATGAGTTGCGCACCCCGGTCGCTGTGATCAAGGGCTATGGCGAGACCCTGCTGGATGGCGCCCTGGAGGAGTCTCCGGAACGTTCGCGCCGTTTTGTCGAGATTATCGTCAGCCATGCTGAGCGTCTGACCAACCTGATCAATGATATCCTGACCCTCTCCAAGCTTGAGGCGCGGGATGCGGCCCTGACCCTGCATCCTCTGGATCTGTGCGGTACCATCCGCAAGGCCCAGATGCTGATGGAGGACCATGCCCGCAGCAAGGGGATCCGGATTGCTGCGGAATGCCCTGAGGGGATGCCAAAGGTGCTGGCAGATCAGGGACAGCTGGAACAGGTGCTGCTGAACCTGCTGGATAACGCCATCAAGTACACCCCGGACGGTGGTGATGTGACGGTCGCTGCCCGTCTGGAACAGGAACGGGTGGTGGTGGCGGTCAGTGACACCGGCATCGGTATTCCCTCCAGGGATCTGCCCCGGATCTTTGAACGGTTTTACCGTGTTGATGAAGGACGCAGCCGTGAACAGGGCGGTACCGGCCTGGGGCTGGCGATCGTCAAGCATATCGTGCAGCTGCATGGCGGCGAGGTGCAGGTTACCAGCGAGGCCGGCAAGGGCAGTACCTTTACGGTGACCCTGCCAACCGCCTGA
- the sixA gene encoding phosphohistidine phosphatase SixA, producing MVIYLVRHAEAVERSEGLDDGVRWLTRKGRKALLKTGSRLQRKRVRPDLIITSPLTRAVQTAELLLAALGGRTELIADSGLAPDAPLEQLIALITSHRKPGSIMLVGHEPLLGRAAALLLGREEVAWLAKGSCLCLELRDKPEKPARFLWYAPLSGKLISSAKKALVPKQ from the coding sequence ATGGTGATCTATCTGGTACGGCATGCAGAGGCGGTGGAACGGTCCGAAGGGCTGGATGACGGGGTACGCTGGCTGACCCGGAAAGGGCGCAAGGCGCTGCTGAAGACCGGCTCCCGTTTGCAGAGGAAGCGGGTGCGCCCTGATCTGATCATCACCAGCCCCCTGACCCGAGCGGTGCAGACGGCCGAGCTGCTGCTGGCTGCGCTTGGCGGTCGTACCGAACTGATTGCCGACAGCGGACTGGCACCCGATGCGCCCCTGGAACAGCTGATCGCGCTGATCACGAGCCACCGGAAGCCCGGCAGCATCATGCTGGTGGGCCATGAACCGCTGCTTGGCCGGGCAGCCGCCCTGTTGCTGGGCAGGGAAGAGGTGGCCTGGCTTGCCAAGGGGAGCTGTCTCTGTCTTGAGCTGCGTGACAAGCCGGAAAAACCGGCCCGCTTTCTCTGGTATGCCCCGCTGAGCGGCAAACTGATCAGTTCGGCCAAGAAAGCCCTTGTCCCCAAACAGTGA
- a CDS encoding CHAD domain-containing protein yields the protein MSPNSDRHSGESCPLPGSRQLLEAYAGCLMSRWDGLLQLRYRTLNCFDVEHTHDLRVASRRLRGAIEQLGPFTGTERMDRLRRPIRRLTRELGLVRNLDEALLYLTKTGADGLEPLLASLEQQRKQEVAQARRSLELLDCIKLERQIRAAAAALVTPDNIASQGLLALLSERNLNLYRPIHALLPLVAPPEMVEERHALRIAVKKWRYFNELLHDLLKRPQSDLLELLRQYQTLLGDMNDRVVIAGLLREAADLPETVRKTVLDGIAREQRKLLKKLSALLDKKPILYHFEL from the coding sequence TTGTCCCCAAACAGTGACCGGCATAGCGGGGAGTCCTGCCCGCTGCCCGGCAGCCGCCAGCTGCTGGAGGCATATGCCGGCTGCCTGATGTCGCGCTGGGACGGGCTGTTGCAGCTGCGCTACCGGACACTGAACTGTTTTGATGTTGAGCATACCCATGATCTGCGGGTCGCCAGCCGCCGTCTGCGTGGCGCCATTGAACAACTGGGGCCGTTTACCGGCACAGAGCGGATGGATCGTCTGCGGCGGCCGATCAGGCGTCTGACCCGTGAACTGGGGCTGGTCCGTAATCTGGATGAGGCCCTGCTCTACCTGACAAAAACCGGTGCCGACGGTCTGGAGCCGTTGCTGGCATCCCTTGAACAGCAGCGGAAACAGGAAGTGGCGCAGGCCCGGCGGTCGCTGGAACTGCTGGACTGCATCAAGCTGGAGCGTCAGATCCGTGCTGCGGCAGCAGCGCTGGTGACGCCGGATAACATCGCTTCACAGGGGCTGCTGGCGTTGCTGTCCGAACGCAACCTGAACCTCTACCGTCCGATTCACGCCCTGCTGCCGCTGGTGGCGCCGCCGGAGATGGTGGAGGAACGGCATGCCCTGCGGATTGCAGTCAAGAAATGGCGCTATTTCAACGAGCTGTTGCATGACCTGCTGAAAAGGCCGCAGTCTGATCTGCTGGAGCTGCTGCGTCAGTATCAGACCCTGCTGGGTGATATGAATGACCGGGTGGTAATTGCGGGCCTGTTGCGTGAGGCGGCGGATCTGCCTGAAACGGTGCGGAAAACGGTCTTGGACGGTATCGCCCGTGAGCAGCGCAAGCTGCTGAAAAAATTATCTGCCCTGCTGGATAAGAAGCCGATCCTGTATCACTTTGAGCTGTAA